A stretch of DNA from Manduca sexta isolate Smith_Timp_Sample1 unplaced genomic scaffold, JHU_Msex_v1.0 HiC_scaffold_1301, whole genome shotgun sequence:
taacatacatttaggttttttattttagtacgtGATCAGATTTTCAACAacattttttagttaaaaatagacTCAGGAAACGCTACAATTCAGTTTTTGGGcgatatacttacttacattAACTTTAAATTCGATTTTGGAGCAACTCTCTTTTCAAACACGAACAGTGAAACGCACTTACAGAAGTTATCACGTTACTACGATTAGTAATTTTAGTAATCTCGATTGACGATTGATTGCAATTACTGTGAACATAATCGGATTACAGATAATTAATTTCGCCGTACACTGGTATACGTACCGGTCTATATAGGTTCGTAGAAAGCTACTCAACTatgtaaacaacaaaattcAAAAGCTTGGAGGCCAGAAGGTAATACATCACTTACCAGTTTCAAAcaaattttcactaaaaaaataaactgtaataaataCGTAACGCAATGAATTCATCAAAGATATGTGTACTGTTATACTATGGCCTAAAACCTTTATTCCGATTGCTTACACTGTCCTTCGAAACATTTATAgtgtaggtagtaggtactcaCCAAATATTTTCCAGCTCTTTGAGGTCGTGGCCGCTGCTTCACGGCGGTGTTTCGTCGCGCACACGGCTTTGTGATCACGATGttgggcggcgcgcgcgccggCCGCACACTCTTTAcgtttctatttctttttttatgcgTTTCATCCACAATATAAAAGCTCATATCCGGTCGAgccattttaaactaattaattataattacctaattaaaattaaaaaatattttcggtatCGCAACTGATTCCTATTGAAGTCCTCTGTGTGAATCAGGGCTCTCATATATGTATCTGTATTTATAGGGGGTTAAGGAGCAACAACAATACGTAAAAGCATATCTAATCGGATCGGAAGCGATAGCGTCACGCGGGGCTACAGCCCAGACGGTCCATCGTTGCATCACCTTGCATAAACGTGTTACCGTGGTTCTGAAGTCCTAATGCCAATTCTAGACGCACACACTCACGTGTTTCAGCTACAAAATGTTCGTGTTCGGCCACAATGTGTAATTACTTGCACCAGTATGACAAGACGTGTTGGGGTAGGTCGTAGGCGCCGCGCTTGcatatatgaaaattaaaatacaaattactgcgCAGCACTGCATTTTTTCccttgttatttatattttgatgtatgTTACTTTAATGATTAATATCCTGATAAAGGTACACATGTATGTATTCAGGCATGTCGTAGACGAACGTGCCACCAGGAGCTACCGATAAGCAGAGTTAGGCAAAagtaattgtattacaaaataacgaatagaaaatataattataatttattaaaaaaacaaattcaatttaatttaaactttcggAAAACTTTCAAAACGAGATTTTAGGCTATATTCTtacacttttaattatatttttaaaacaatccgtttttaaaacataaactaacGTGGAATACAGTCGCAGAAGTGATTGCGATTACTAATTAATGAAATCAAGATTAACGTTTACAATTGATATTTAAGTAATTGGAATATTCTTAATCCCAATGAGGTACGaatctaaatacaaaagtgaTAGTTTACTTCTACACTGGATCCATAACTATTCTCCCTGTGTAGcacttagtatttttaaacttagGATGCCTGCCAAATGactatactggctacaataccTTCCAGAGACAGCGGTGCTTTACCTGCCGAGCGAAACATGTACCACAACACCTTATGGGGCTACACTTACAGAGCCTGCACACACATAACATTTGCATTTACATttacttgtggtaggatatattttatatatgcccAGATAGCAAAAACCGATcataaggtgttaaatcccgctatagtggcccatgtaagagTGTGGCGTTCCGAGGTCAACCTGTGTGTATCTagttccgacaggccggcataattgattcgactgtcgaggggtaatcatttttcgtcagtcgacattctatgggagcacacttaccatcaggtgtagttggATCACATTGCCGTGGCCGTATCAAAAAGCAATAGCCACAGAGCTGGGCATGAGGCATTCAAGCACGTAGGTACAGGTACGATACGCCTTATggaacacaataataataaatgttaatggcTCCGATCCTAAAAAGAAATGCAGTGACGCCCTTAAACGACGCGAAGACTCGTCCccgattttatgttttttcaatAAGAAACATTGCATTGTTAGTTTTTACAAGGTGGTGAACTAAATAAAAGAATAGCAAGTTAATTTTGAGTGTTAGATAAGGGTCCACAGGTCCCTTGGCCTCAGGGGCCCCGGTGCTCTTTACTACCTAACCAAACGGTATCTACGCCCCTGGCCTCATGAACTGTTCACAGAGCACAATTTTACAACGCTCACGGCGCGGCACGACGGCATATAGAGGCGTGGCCTCTGTTATTGGCTTAATTGTACCGTCACCACTCACGGCTCACGCCGCCATGCCCACGTGCCCAACGCTACTTCAAGCTTCGAAGATTTCATGAGACTAATCACCTTATCGATTAAGATTTTTGGCATTATGATTGAATAACTGTAGGGTATAAGTGTATAGTATTAGTGTTATAGTCCAAACGGCCGTCCGATCGAGCACATTAGCGTCTTATGTCCGTAGAATGACGCAATTAAGGTGCGCAAatacacattcacgccttttaaccCCGAAAGGATACGCAGAAGGCCAATTAGTGTagtcacttttcgccatgtctattctgtcccatgatttgatagaCGACCCTATTGTGGCATCAAACACAAATACCACACCCAGGGTTTGTAGGCCCGAGGtttggatttttatatatagtatagtgatgtaacgaatattcgcactCGCGAATgttcgcatatttttggatgttcgcattcgcattcgcattcgcattcgcaaaatttctgcgaatgttttgcgaatgtcaatatcagaaaaaaatatatttgaagataatagtagactgcctcggtggcatagttctactgcatgtgcggtacggcagcgctctaaggtcctgggttcgaatcccggatcgggcaaagtgatatttggatttttctgctcagtatcagcccggagtgtgaaatttgtgcccgacatggcgataggctcgcccctgtcacactattagacggaacacacttggcgaaaagtgggtgccctggttgcgcctttgcataccccttccgagataatattcgtaatactgtgtgtgtaatagtaggttaataaaatcaaaatctaaactaaaacaatatacttctacaataaactataaatatagtctaaacaaataaacaaaaaattatagactctcaaagaaaaatacctctctttcttaaaacataccaattaattaactatttttaccacGTTTtcagttagtaattaaacttgagtagaggaatattaaactttaaaaataaacaaaattatttcgtttactttaataaggcttaaaaatgtaattccccatagaacttgtaacacaatagcaactaagaaattaaaagcaattgaaagaaacaaaaacaatatattctataatttttttatcagtctttacataactttttaatgtttagataattatcatcttagataataataaaatttagataatcatcatagaaaattggcgccaaatttgaacaaaaactaaacattcgctttcgcattcgcattcgcgaatgttcaaaaaatgacattcgttacatccCTAATATAGTATcctatatagtatatacttcAGTTTATCGCGGCAAATTAATCATGAAATACATAACCAATAAGATAAATTTGATGTCCACAATACTTTTCCCCTACAACGTAACAAAACACTTGGCAACTTGACATTACGACCGAGATTTCTCATATCGGTttggagaaaaatattaatttaatcctgttacttataaacagtagaattgaaattcaatgtttttatgaaaCGTATGTAACTATTCAGTTAATGACATACAATAAATCAACAATGAAAAATACGAAAGAAGGTAAAAATAAAAGGCGGCCTGAAGTACCTTCTACATTTCACATCACAGAAAAGATTGACTTCGCtaattgttgtaatttttatatttttatattgctttctaAATGCTACAGAAATGTTTCATacgtataatatgtatgtttcgaaaaaaacagtaaattaaattcCACAGTGTATTAGTCATAAAAGTGAACTTCATTGTTTCTAAATGATCTGAGTGCTTCGAGTTATTTTACAGTGATTTCAGCGTGCGCGAAGTCAGTGCACATCGTTGCAAGATTAAACAAATGTAACGGGACTCAAGATTACGTAATCATAAAGACagcgatattatattaatattgagtCATATTAAGTTGTGGTTACATCTTGTGTACTTACAACcttttgctaatattataaactgatATTTCTAAACCtagaatttggatgaaatttttcatACAGATAGACCGTATATTGTATTATCATTATACCTAGGCAAGGCTACTTCTTATTCCGGAGAACACAGCGGGGTACTTATAGGTACTGGGACTAGGTAGAACTTTTTACGTGGTCCTGATTCGCGTAGCattgttttattcaatttgtttCGGTCTCACCCATCTGCACTTTTTAAATGGCTGATAGCTAAAGGCGTAACTTTTACTGAGCCGCGACAGTTGCaaagacattttgttttaaaacgtaAAGGTAATTTCTAAGTAGGTACAAGTAAGTAAAACCACTAAGGTAACGGTTAGCGATATAGACCACTTACCCACACTTAGAATGGGCGAGAGTACATACAAAGAGTAAAATCAACCAGGAAaccattgttttgttaattagcTTTATCTGCAATACATTGCAATCATTTCTCGTAACGCGATCGGTGTTTAGCTGATTCGCCCGCCAGCGCACGCCCAGAGGCGCGGCGCGGATTCACGCAGAGTATTATACTGAGTTTACTCGTAGCTTTGTACGTCACTGTAGCAATCCACAGcaccatctattaaaaaatccgATTTGAAAAACAGGAACAAATTACTATATTGTGTTTATCTGGGACATGTCTATCCGTTTgtcgaatttcatccaaatccgttcagcggtttctgcgtATTTCTATCGAATAgaaacattcacatttataatattaacaagtttttttGTGTATGAATACTCGTTATAATATCAGATACATACAGAAAGCTCGGCATGTTATAGCTATGACGTAACGTGAATCACGCGGCGCATGCCCACTGTGACACATTACCACCATGGCACCAACATGcaagcactgttgtgttccaattGATGGATATTGTGACCTTCTTTAATTGCCATTATCCCATGAATGCTAATGTTATTGACGAACGTAATGCagattatgtaatatgtactaCACACCTCTGAGTCGTACAGGTCAGTGGTCACACGTCTCCAGCAGCGGTCTGAATATATCACAAAACAAACCCCTACAGTGTTGGCATATCTTTTAAGTTATTGTGCTTGTACAGTTTTATAACAACTTTCCCACTTCCCACTGAGATCAAATCTTAAAATATGGTTAAAATGCAATCTAGTTGTGAAATATATCGTTACGAAACCTTGGAATGCTAAGACTAATGTTTTCTATACAGCGGCGGCCAACTCGGTTGTTTATACTTATAGCATACTTATAGCATTCGTTTTAATTGAGGAAccaaactactaaaccaattcagaaaaaatattatgggacTAATTTGGAAGTAAATtgtttcagataaaaaaaatatttttccaaatcggttaataaactACTGAGTTCCgagataaaagatatttttaaaaatacgcgtCGAATtgagattgtttttttaataaattatttattagcctCAATAACCCGGTATGGGCAAGCCCCACCCcctaaaataggtatttttatgaatctatacttctataccattatataaagctgaagagtttgtttgtttctttgtttgtttgtttgtttgtttgtttgtttgtttgtttgaacgcgctaatctcaggaactaccggtccaaactgaaaaattctttttgcgttggatagccctttgttcgtggagtgctataggctatatatcatcacgctatacccaataggagcggagcagtaatgtctaatctcaggaactaccggtgcgaactgaaaaattctttttgcgttggatagccctttgttcgtggagtgctataggctatatatcatcacgctatacccattaggagcggagcagtaatggctaatctcaggaactaccggtccaaactgaaaaattctttttgcgttggatagccttttgttcgtggagtgctataggctatatatcatcacgctatacccaataggagcagagcagtaatggctaatctcaggaactaccggttcgaactaaaaaaatcattttgtattggatagccctttgttcgtgaagtgctataggctatatatcatcacgctatgaccaataggagcagagcagtaatggctaatctcagaaactaggagtttgaactgaataattatttttgtgttggatagccctttgttcctggaatgctataggctatatatatcatcacgctatgcccaataggagcggagcagtaatcgctaatctcaggaactaccggttcgaactgaaaaaatatttttgtgttggatagccctttgttcctggagtgctataggttatatatcgtcacgctatgaccaataggagcggagcagtaatgaaacatgatgcaaaaacggggacaatttattagttttgagagcttctgttgcgtgcgctgcgtaaacggttaaagttatgcaacaataatgtatgacgggattgttcctcttaaaagttctacaaaatatatcataaaacaaagtccccgctgcatcggtctgcccgaacgtgttaaactcaaaaactacccaacgtattaggataaaatttggtatggagacagtttgagaccctgggaagaacataggctcccgggaaaatatatagcgtgacttttataacggaaaactttagcccgaaaaactttataacgcgggcggagccgcgggcaaaagctagttcataataatatcatacatatatatagcggcgatagcttagttgggtgtggatcgCTCTGtcgagtcgaatgtccgcagattgaaatcccaaggacacacacctctcacttttctaaacttatgtgtgtattctttgtgaattgccgcttgctttaacggtgaaggaaaaaaaaacatcgtgaggaaacctgcaaacctcagaaattctctataggaatgtgtgaagtctaccaatccgcactaggccagcgtggtgaactaaggcctaatccctctcagtagtagaagaggtccgtgcccaacagtaggacagtatataatacaaggcagatattattattataatataatatgtattttaatcctAAAATATTACGGACTTGGCGAGTACTCTGCATGAAGGGGCTAAAGATCTCTCCGAAACGCGATCAAACTTTATTGGTGAGTATTACGACTGTGGGACACTAACTGCCCGCAATGTAGTCTATCTCGAAGCCGCTTCATTATTCTAGTAATAGCAGTACTCGTCACAGCTTTCAAGGCTTGTTTAATCACCTTTTGCGACAGGCAAGGGATACCGTGGCGGCATTTTCAAGATGTCCCGATCCACTGGGCCCATCCCCCATCATCCTAACTACGGGCCAGTGCCTTAACAGAAAAATGCaaaaatttgcaataatttgcaataatttgcaGATGTCTACGCGTGGCTCTACCATGCGGCCAACGCTCTTCTCATCACGcggttgtataaaaaaatacacgttttaGCTTTCAACGCGaacttaataattcaaatacgtAAAGatgtacctaattattattGGCATAAGGTACAATGAGATTTACTAGTTTTATAAACCACGCAATGGAGACATGCCACCGCGCCAGTTAGAGCGGAGATGCAGACTTGGAAAACGTAGAGTTCAGCTGTAGTAGGGCGCGATGCACAGCGACCAATCACAGCGATGCGGAGAGGTGTGGTGGAGGGCGCGGCGCCGCGGCATAttcggcgcgtgcggcgcgatgACTATCAGTCATTACAGTGTCTGCTCAACCAAAAGACAGTCGCATTccgataacatttaattaaactattgtttcATTAACCCATTGAcacattttaaaaccaaataatggCGGGACAGCAATCAAGTTTCGAATTTGTGAATGAAATTCctaaaaaagtgaataaaaccagaaaatcgCGCCCGGCGCGCGTGTTCGCGCCTAAATTTGTAGTCTCAAAAAAGAGTGCACGACAAAACGCTAGAAGACAGCTTAGTAGTGCCGAGAAACATCTGGTGAGTAACTATAACGccatacctatattatttaattcaacaatTATTCAAAAGGTTTGCAAAATAGTGCATAAAAGTGTAAGTTAGCGCGGAGCACAAACATTCTACTTAGGTAATTCTAGATGTGGTGAACCATGCAATATTTGAACAGAGTTAcattttaatgcattatttaaCTTCATCTGTTTTACtgtgtgtaattttattgattagatAGAGttacgcaaaaatatttaaataaattaatcaataagttTCTTGCATTACCTTTATTATCTTACGTATAATTTTCTGTATTATAATCGTATTATATGAGTATTACTTGagaattaccataaaaataagtttacacCCTCACATGTTTATGCAGTGTACTCAGATACTGAGTTCGATGATGGCCCATATCGTGTATGACAGTAGGTCTACAATAAGTAGACAGTACAGAGTTTCAAGGCCGTCCTGTGTCGATCGGTAATTTATTGCCGACACACGACACACCCTCCATAGTTCCAGGACCGTCTGTTTGACCGTTATCAGTTGTGTGCTCGAGCCACGATGATCGCTTAGTTCATAAACAAGAGTGCGTCTTTGCACTATTAGCAATTTCATGCGTCGATTGAATTTGCAGTTTACGTAAAGCAGGCGCTAAGGAGAAAAGCCTCTGTGtaagctacattatttatttatagaacagGATGGCACATGTGCATCACTTTATGTTAAGTGTCCTTCACCATCCACAAACACACGTCATAAGAGAAGAATCACTACTAGTTTTGAGGCTTTAATAATCCATCCTAAGTTAACTCTTAATTATAGCgggaaaaatgaaaatattgcaaatggCCGCCCCGCCCACTTTGCTATGCGATATTGATCAGGCGCACCGCGCTTGCAATAAAGTGCACGATCACAATACACTCTGATgcttgtattttattaacacgAATTATTATGACTTATgaatttggtattttataatattgttatgatcCGATAGATTTTCAGCGGTAGTTGATTTTAGcattaaaagtatattgttttacattttcaaaGTAACTTGTTATTCTCATGACGAGGTTTCCGACTTACTAGTAAATTAGCATAGGGTATAGCGTGCAGCCATTCAatagtaagaaatattaaaataaaaaaaaattacatacttattatattaatagcgaaaattatttcttgttttttattcacGACTGAAGCGCTGCATCTGTAATCCGCGCACGCTGTGACTAaagcacggcgcggcgcggcgcctcgttttttaaggaaaattgtattataaaatattacaataagatagttatttttttcttttaaatatgagAAAGACGTGGTATCCCTGAGGCTCTTTAAGCAAGCAGTACCCGACACGGAGCCACCTTTGGCGACGAGGGCGCAGCGGGTACCTAGGCGCCTTCGCCACAATGTTCCATGAGACCAATTTCTGAATTTAGGCAGATTATGTAATCAATAAGCCACGTTTTACGTCGGCAAAGGATTTAGACGTGCTAAGgagataatacataatatgtatttattgccTAATCAAtgttatacttttgtttttatagtcgAATTTGCCCAGAGTCCACGGCCACAACTCAAAGATACCACGACTGGTGAAGGCAAACAATGAAAAGCAACAACCATTATCCGATGGTAAGTAAGTTTACTTGAGATTAAGGGTATTTCTTAACACTCAGGGTACACAGGTATGttaccttatggtaagtgggtgcctataataatatacatggCCTCCGAGATGTGTCAGAGGTCAACCTATAACGGTCACAGTTCTTAAACAATGTTGACTGCCACTAGACCTACATGGCAacaattcttttatttatgttgaatgATGAGCCGAGCAtgctgctcgcctgatggtaagagatacgaccgcTCCCCCAAAAAAACACTACCATCTACCATCTACATCGCCAGTGATTTTATCCTATGGCAGCACTCACTGAATCTTTGTCAAATCTAAAGCTaatatgttatgaaatatttccCCAGAGCCTGAGGCCGACGAGTTTGCCGGAGATGTAGAGGAGCCCGACAGCGCCGCGGACTCCGGCACCGACGTCGGACTCCTGGACGACAATGACGGCCCGCATGGTAACACAAATTACATTCCCTGCCCATACCCTCAAATGCCATAAATTTCACGGATTTCGATATATCGACGGTCCCAAAGATCAAAACCACATCTGCAAAATGCTctttttaaacgacttcaatAAAACGAGGAGGTTATCAaatcgacgtgattttttttttgtatgtttgttacctcagaactcgctcatttatgaaacgatttggaaaattctttttttatttaaaagaatttctctccagattggtcccataacattttttttaacatcggTTCggtagtt
This window harbors:
- the LOC119191284 gene encoding uncharacterized protein LOC119191284; the protein is MAGQQSSFEFVNEIPKKVNKTRKSRPARVFAPKFVVSKKSARQNARRQLSSAEKHLSNLPRVHGHNSKIPRLVKANNEKQQPLSDEPEADEFAGDVEEPDSAADSGTDVGLLDDNDGPHDGGGEIQSGFGDDDRISPVPEVPPKLVTYQLNKISALGIADLGLLSANVNQLHNLLDSSNTQPYYYFNLTLIAASIILQ